One Massilia sp. 9096 genomic window carries:
- the pssA gene encoding CDP-diacylglycerol--serine O-phosphatidyltransferase — MAPLPRRRKNATAKPKGFARFRRVPRSADVARERPRRGIYLLPNAFTTAALFGGFYAIVMAMNQRFDHACWAVFIAMVLDSLDGRVARLTNTQSEFGAQYDSLSDMVSFGAAPALVIYEWSLRGLGKLGWIAAFVYCAGAALRLARFNTNIEVVDKRFFQGLPSPAAAALVVGLVMFMSDPDIAIDARKVDWISWCIALFAGLTMVTNIPFYSFKDVNFRKSVPFIVVFLIALGLALLAIAPQVILWPLFVVYGLSGYLVYVWRLAKGKPVSIIQTDEEPVDPSERR, encoded by the coding sequence ATGGCACCTCTCCCACGACGCAGAAAAAACGCCACCGCCAAGCCCAAGGGCTTTGCCCGTTTCCGACGCGTGCCGCGCAGCGCCGATGTCGCCCGCGAACGGCCGCGCCGCGGCATCTACCTGCTGCCCAACGCTTTCACCACGGCCGCGCTGTTCGGCGGCTTTTATGCGATCGTGATGGCGATGAACCAGCGCTTCGACCACGCCTGCTGGGCTGTGTTCATCGCGATGGTGCTCGACAGCCTGGATGGCCGCGTGGCGCGCCTGACCAACACCCAGTCCGAGTTCGGCGCCCAGTACGACAGCCTGTCCGACATGGTGTCCTTTGGCGCCGCGCCGGCGCTGGTCATCTACGAATGGTCGCTGCGCGGCCTCGGTAAGCTCGGCTGGATCGCCGCCTTCGTGTACTGCGCCGGCGCCGCGCTGCGCCTGGCGCGCTTCAACACCAACATCGAAGTGGTCGACAAGCGCTTCTTCCAGGGCTTGCCCAGCCCGGCCGCGGCGGCGCTGGTGGTCGGCCTGGTGATGTTCATGAGCGACCCCGACATCGCCATCGACGCCCGCAAGGTCGACTGGATCTCGTGGTGCATTGCCTTGTTCGCGGGCCTGACCATGGTCACCAACATCCCGTTCTACAGCTTCAAGGACGTCAACTTCCGCAAGTCGGTGCCGTTCATCGTGGTGTTCCTGATCGCGCTCGGACTGGCGCTGCTGGCGATCGCGCCGCAGGTGATCCTGTGGCCGCTGTTCGTGGTCTACGGCCTGTCCGGCTACCTGGTCTACGTCTGGCGCCTGGCCAAGGGCAAGCCGGTCAGCATCATCCAGACCGACGAAGAGCCGGTCGATCCGAGCGAGCGGCGCTGA
- a CDS encoding SIMPL domain-containing protein (The SIMPL domain is named for its presence in mouse protein SIMPL (signalling molecule that associates with mouse pelle-like kinase). Bacterial member BP26, from Brucella, was shown to assemble into a channel-like structure, while YggE from E. coli has been associated with resistance to oxidative stress.) → MSCKKLILLSALTLAFGLQAGARAQAPATHATGAATSVAATSGTLVIVPAFGEVKRANDEATLSFSVEEQDKDRAAATARVNQKIKQGTDILRRADAQAELKTVNYTTYPVYPEIQDSPRPLSAQEQAQQQAARRTPIGWRVSQTLEMKTHSLAALPRTVAAAQKVLNLNGIDYHLSPALEKQVDDERIAATYRNLNERIASIARAMGRSVNDAVIDTVDFEGSGNYAGPEARPAAPMMRSLAKQMDADVPEPSFEPGETTLQMRLVGKVRFR, encoded by the coding sequence ATGTCCTGCAAGAAGCTGATCCTGCTGTCCGCGCTCACGCTCGCCTTCGGCCTGCAAGCCGGCGCCCGGGCCCAGGCCCCTGCCACGCACGCGACCGGCGCGGCCACGAGCGTTGCGGCGACCTCCGGTACGCTCGTGATCGTGCCGGCCTTCGGCGAAGTCAAGCGTGCCAACGACGAAGCCACGCTTTCCTTCAGCGTCGAGGAGCAGGACAAGGACCGCGCCGCCGCGACCGCGCGCGTCAATCAGAAGATAAAGCAGGGCACCGACATCCTGCGCCGCGCCGATGCGCAGGCCGAACTCAAGACCGTCAACTACACCACCTATCCGGTGTATCCGGAAATCCAGGACAGCCCGCGTCCTTTGAGCGCCCAGGAACAGGCGCAGCAGCAGGCGGCGCGCCGTACGCCGATCGGCTGGCGCGTGAGCCAGACGCTGGAGATGAAGACGCACAGCCTGGCCGCGCTGCCCAGGACCGTGGCCGCGGCGCAGAAGGTCCTCAACCTGAACGGCATCGACTACCACCTCAGCCCGGCGCTGGAAAAACAGGTCGACGACGAGCGCATCGCCGCGACCTACCGCAACCTGAACGAGCGCATCGCCTCGATCGCGCGCGCGATGGGGCGCAGCGTGAACGACGCCGTGATCGATACCGTCGACTTTGAGGGCAGCGGCAATTACGCCGGTCCCGAGGCGCGGCCGGCGGCGCCGATGATGCGCAGCCTGGCCAAGCAGATGGACGCCGACGTGCCGGAACCGAGTTTCGAACCGGGCGAGACCACGCTGCAGATGCGCCTGGTCGGCAAGGTCCGCTTCCGCTGA
- the ilvC gene encoding ketol-acid reductoisomerase, with protein MKVFYDKDCDLSLIKGKNVAIIGYGSQGHAHAQNLTESGVNVTVGLRRGGASWGKVEQAGLKVAEVDEAVKSADVVMILLPDENIAEVYKNNVEPNIKQGAVLAFAHGFNVHYGQVVPRADLDVIMVAPKAPGHTVRGTYRQGGGVPHLVAVYQDKSGAARDIALSYAMANGGGKAGIIETNFREETETDLFGEQAVLCGGTVELIKAGFETLVEAGYAPEMAYFECLHELKLIVDLIYEGGIANMNYSISNNAEYGEYVTGVRIVTDETKKAMKQCLKDIQTGEYAKSFILENKAGAPTLISRRRLTAEHQIEQVGSKLRAMMPWIAKNKLVDQSKN; from the coding sequence ATGAAAGTTTTCTACGACAAAGACTGCGACCTCTCCCTCATCAAAGGCAAGAACGTCGCCATCATCGGCTACGGCTCGCAAGGGCACGCGCACGCGCAGAACCTGACCGAATCCGGCGTCAACGTGACCGTCGGCCTGCGCCGCGGCGGCGCGTCCTGGGGCAAAGTCGAACAGGCCGGCTTGAAAGTCGCCGAGGTCGACGAGGCGGTCAAGTCGGCCGACGTCGTCATGATCCTGCTGCCGGACGAGAACATCGCCGAGGTCTACAAGAACAACGTCGAGCCGAACATCAAGCAGGGCGCCGTGCTGGCCTTCGCCCACGGCTTCAACGTCCACTACGGCCAGGTGGTGCCGCGCGCCGACCTCGACGTGATCATGGTCGCGCCGAAAGCGCCGGGCCACACCGTGCGCGGCACCTACCGCCAGGGTGGCGGCGTGCCGCACCTGGTTGCGGTCTACCAGGACAAGTCCGGCGCGGCGCGCGACATCGCGCTGTCGTACGCGATGGCCAATGGCGGCGGCAAGGCCGGCATCATCGAGACCAACTTCCGCGAAGAGACCGAGACCGACCTGTTCGGCGAGCAGGCCGTGCTGTGCGGCGGCACCGTCGAGCTGATCAAGGCCGGCTTCGAGACGCTGGTGGAAGCCGGCTACGCGCCGGAGATGGCCTACTTCGAATGCCTGCACGAACTGAAGCTGATCGTCGACCTGATCTACGAAGGCGGCATCGCCAACATGAACTACTCGATCTCGAACAACGCGGAATACGGCGAATACGTCACCGGCGTGCGCATCGTTACCGACGAGACCAAGAAGGCGATGAAGCAGTGCCTGAAGGACATCCAGACCGGCGAATACGCCAAGAGCTTCATCCTCGAGAACAAGGCCGGCGCCCCGACCCTTATCTCGCGCCGCCGCCTCACCGCCGAGCACCAGATCGAGCAGGTCGGCAGCAAGCTGCGCGCGATGATGCCGTGGATTGCGAAGAACAAGCTGGTCGACCAGTCGAAGAACTGA
- the ilvN gene encoding acetolactate synthase small subunit, producing the protein MRHIISVLLENEAGALSRVVGLFSARGYNIETLTVAPTEDATLSRMTIVTTGSDDIIEQITKHLNRLIEVVKVVDLTEGQHIERELMLIKVRAVGKEREEMKRTADIFRGRIIDVTEKTYTIELTGAKSKLDAFIDSIDRAAILETVRTGGSGIGRGERILKV; encoded by the coding sequence ATGCGACACATCATTTCCGTCCTGCTGGAAAACGAAGCCGGCGCCTTGTCGCGCGTGGTCGGGCTGTTCTCGGCGCGCGGCTACAACATCGAGACGCTGACGGTCGCGCCGACCGAAGACGCGACGCTGTCGCGCATGACGATCGTGACGACCGGCTCGGACGACATCATCGAGCAGATCACCAAGCACCTGAATCGCCTGATCGAAGTGGTGAAGGTGGTCGACCTGACCGAGGGCCAGCACATCGAGCGCGAGCTCATGCTGATCAAGGTGAGGGCGGTCGGCAAGGAGCGCGAAGAAATGAAGCGCACCGCCGACATCTTCCGAGGCCGCATCATCGACGTGACCGAGAAGACCTACACGATCGAGCTGACCGGGGCGAAATCCAAGCTGGACGCCTTCATCGATTCGATCGACCGCGCCGCCATCCTCGAGACCGTCCGTACCGGCGGCTCGGGCATCGGCCGCGGCGAGCGCATCCTCAAGGTCTAA
- a CDS encoding acetolactate synthase 3 catalytic subunit: MSSPNANEAAITGAEILVRCLAEENVKHVFGYPGGAVLYIYDAIFKQEKFQHILVRHEQAAVHAADAYSRSSHEVGVAIVTSGPGVTNAVTGLSTAYMDSIPMVVISGQVPTHAIGQDAFQECDTVGITRPVVKHNFLVKDVRELAETVKKAFFIARTGRPGPVLVDIPKDVSMQKALYAYPKEIEMRSYKPVDKGHAGQIRKAVQLLLSAERPMIYAGGGVILANAANELNRLVDKLGFPITNTLMGLGAYRASSGHFVGMPGMHGTYEANMAMQHCDVLIAIGARFDDRVIGNPKHFATNPRKIIHIDIDPSSISKRVKVDIPIVGNVKDVLVEMLSQLDAAEQSAGAARPNTQALQGWWKQIGDWRARECLKYTPSNEVIKPQSVVETLWRVTGGDAFVTSDVGQHQMWAAQYYPFNLPRRWINSGGLGTMGVGLPYAMGVQMANPDATVACVTGEGSIQMNIQELATCKQYHLTPKIILLNNRFLGMVRQWQQLDYNSRYSESYMDSLPDFEKLAEAYGHVGMRIEKPGDVEGAMREAFAMKDRLVLMNFITDRSENVWPMVKTGKGLSEMLLSSEDL, encoded by the coding sequence ATGAGCAGTCCCAATGCCAATGAGGCAGCCATCACCGGCGCCGAGATATTGGTCCGTTGTCTCGCAGAAGAGAACGTCAAGCACGTCTTCGGTTATCCGGGCGGCGCCGTCCTCTACATCTACGACGCGATCTTCAAGCAAGAAAAATTCCAGCACATCCTGGTCCGTCACGAGCAAGCCGCCGTGCACGCGGCCGACGCGTACTCGCGCAGCTCGCACGAAGTCGGCGTGGCCATCGTCACGTCCGGTCCGGGCGTCACCAATGCCGTCACCGGCCTGTCGACCGCATACATGGATTCGATCCCGATGGTCGTGATTTCCGGCCAGGTGCCGACCCATGCGATCGGCCAGGACGCCTTCCAGGAATGCGACACGGTCGGCATCACGCGCCCGGTGGTCAAGCACAACTTCCTGGTCAAGGACGTGCGCGAGCTGGCCGAGACCGTCAAGAAAGCCTTCTTCATCGCACGCACCGGCCGTCCCGGTCCGGTGCTGGTCGACATCCCCAAGGACGTCAGCATGCAGAAGGCCTTGTACGCGTATCCGAAAGAGATCGAGATGCGCTCGTACAAGCCGGTCGACAAGGGCCACGCCGGCCAGATCCGCAAGGCCGTGCAACTGCTGCTGTCCGCCGAGCGCCCGATGATCTACGCGGGCGGCGGCGTGATCCTGGCCAATGCAGCGAACGAACTGAATCGCCTGGTCGACAAGCTCGGCTTCCCCATCACCAACACGCTGATGGGCCTGGGCGCCTACCGCGCTTCCAGCGGCCACTTCGTCGGCATGCCGGGCATGCACGGCACCTACGAAGCCAACATGGCGATGCAGCACTGCGACGTCCTGATCGCGATCGGCGCCCGTTTCGACGACCGCGTGATCGGCAACCCGAAGCACTTCGCCACCAACCCGCGCAAGATCATCCACATCGACATCGACCCCTCGTCGATCAGCAAGCGCGTGAAGGTCGACATCCCGATCGTCGGCAACGTCAAGGACGTGCTGGTCGAAATGCTGTCGCAGCTGGATGCGGCCGAGCAGAGCGCCGGCGCCGCCAGGCCGAACACGCAGGCCCTGCAGGGGTGGTGGAAGCAGATCGGCGACTGGCGCGCGCGAGAGTGCCTGAAGTACACGCCGTCGAACGAAGTCATCAAGCCGCAGTCGGTGGTCGAGACGCTGTGGCGGGTCACCGGCGGCGACGCCTTCGTCACCTCCGACGTCGGCCAGCACCAGATGTGGGCGGCGCAGTACTACCCGTTCAATCTGCCGCGCCGCTGGATCAATTCCGGTGGCCTGGGCACGATGGGCGTCGGCCTGCCGTACGCGATGGGCGTGCAGATGGCCAACCCGGACGCCACGGTCGCCTGCGTCACCGGCGAAGGCTCGATCCAGATGAACATCCAGGAGCTTGCCACCTGCAAGCAGTACCACCTGACGCCGAAGATCATCCTGCTCAACAACCGCTTCCTGGGCATGGTGCGCCAGTGGCAGCAGCTCGACTACAACTCGCGCTATTCCGAGTCGTACATGGATTCGCTGCCGGACTTCGAAAAGCTGGCCGAAGCCTACGGCCACGTCGGCATGCGCATCGAGAAGCCGGGCGACGTCGAGGGCGCCATGCGCGAGGCGTTCGCCATGAAGGACCGTCTGGTGCTGATGAACTTCATCACCGACCGCAGCGAGAACGTGTGGCCGATGGTCAAGACCGGCAAAGGCCTGTCGGAAATGCTGCTCAGCTCGGAGGACCTGTGA
- a CDS encoding RNA polymerase sigma factor, translated as MATDKELNDFLESVERRAFKQAAYAVRKDEAALDIVQDAMIKLAEKYGDKPLAELPMLFQRILQTTILDYFRREKVRNTWVSLFGNLGRRDDDDEDFDILGSYEAEEGSAAAESSADQVERAQTLRLIDDEIQKLPARQREAFLMRYWQDMDVAETAEAMGCSEGSVKTHCSRATHALQKALEAKGIKL; from the coding sequence ATGGCCACTGACAAAGAACTCAACGACTTCCTCGAGAGTGTCGAGCGGCGCGCCTTCAAGCAGGCGGCGTACGCAGTCCGCAAGGACGAAGCAGCGCTCGACATCGTTCAGGACGCGATGATCAAGCTGGCCGAGAAATACGGCGACAAGCCGTTGGCCGAGTTGCCGATGCTGTTCCAGCGCATCCTGCAGACCACGATCCTCGATTATTTCCGCCGCGAGAAGGTACGCAACACCTGGGTCAGCCTCTTCGGCAACCTCGGTCGCCGGGACGACGACGACGAGGACTTTGATATACTCGGCTCCTACGAGGCCGAGGAAGGCAGCGCCGCGGCCGAGTCGAGCGCAGACCAGGTCGAACGCGCACAAACCCTGCGCCTGATCGACGACGAGATACAAAAACTCCCGGCGCGTCAACGGGAAGCCTTCCTCATGCGTTACTGGCAAGACATGGACGTGGCCGAAACGGCTGAAGCAATGGGATGCTCCGAGGGCAGCGTGAAGACACACTGCTCTCGCGCTACGCATGCCCTTCAAAAAGCGCTCGAGGCCAAGGGAATTAAACTATGA
- a CDS encoding DUF3619 family protein, producing the protein MNTDDINLAYKIRHALNQNLENLPASTTDRLAAARAAAIARKRPDAARADAPRTATVQQPQRKPVREPRFDLRSALALPWAMRAAVAAPLLAMVVGLVGVYQNEREQRTAELAELDAAVLSDNLPLTAYTDHGFNAYLAQQQQQQPPQRAQ; encoded by the coding sequence ATGAATACCGACGACATCAACCTGGCGTACAAGATCCGCCATGCGCTGAACCAGAACCTCGAAAACCTGCCGGCATCGACGACGGACCGCCTGGCCGCCGCGCGCGCCGCCGCCATCGCGCGCAAGCGGCCGGACGCCGCTCGCGCCGATGCGCCGCGCACCGCCACGGTACAGCAGCCGCAGCGCAAGCCGGTGCGTGAACCGCGTTTCGACCTGCGCTCGGCGCTGGCCCTGCCGTGGGCCATGCGCGCCGCCGTTGCGGCGCCGCTGCTGGCCATGGTGGTCGGCCTGGTCGGCGTGTACCAGAACGAACGCGAACAGCGCACGGCGGAACTGGCCGAGCTGGACGCCGCCGTGCTGTCCGACAACCTGCCGCTGACCGCCTATACCGACCACGGCTTCAACGCTTACCTGGCCCAACAACAGCAACAACAGCCGCCACAGCGCGCCCAGTAA
- a CDS encoding DUF3106 domain-containing protein — MTVHKRNVAGAAAIAAAGVMLALAGLLSGCDRQESGAAPGKPASAGAVQAGAAPANAAQAGKPGAPARKGDKGGDKPLWRALTPAQQLALQPLQGEWDQMDGVRKQKWLQLANRFANMTPEEQERVHARMREWARLTPEQRELARETYNRTRKIAPDQKTATWESYQQLPDDQKKKLAASATGRKAPAVVPSQADGKITAPLGRGATSCPAGTVRNTMSATPPCVAPGALQSTTPAITPQPAPAVPPSAAPPAQPAPAPEKRVPENWGITPNNA, encoded by the coding sequence ATGACGGTACACAAGCGTAACGTTGCCGGTGCGGCCGCCATCGCGGCGGCCGGGGTGATGCTGGCGCTGGCCGGCCTGCTGTCGGGATGCGACCGCCAGGAGAGCGGCGCCGCGCCCGGCAAGCCTGCCTCGGCCGGCGCCGTCCAGGCCGGCGCCGCGCCTGCAAACGCGGCGCAAGCGGGCAAGCCCGGCGCGCCCGCGCGCAAGGGCGACAAAGGCGGCGACAAGCCGCTGTGGCGCGCCCTCACCCCGGCCCAGCAGCTGGCGCTGCAACCCTTGCAGGGCGAGTGGGACCAGATGGATGGCGTGCGCAAGCAGAAATGGCTGCAGCTGGCCAACCGCTTTGCCAACATGACGCCGGAAGAGCAGGAACGCGTGCACGCGCGCATGCGTGAATGGGCCAGGCTCACGCCCGAGCAGCGCGAACTGGCGCGCGAGACCTACAACCGCACCCGCAAGATCGCCCCGGACCAGAAGACCGCGACCTGGGAGAGCTACCAGCAACTGCCCGACGACCAGAAGAAGAAGCTGGCGGCCTCGGCAACCGGGCGCAAGGCGCCGGCGGTGGTGCCGTCGCAGGCCGACGGCAAGATCACGGCTCCACTCGGCCGTGGCGCCACCTCCTGCCCCGCCGGCACCGTGCGCAATACCATGTCCGCCACGCCGCCCTGCGTAGCGCCGGGCGCGCTGCAGAGCACGACGCCGGCCATCACGCCGCAGCCCGCGCCGGCAGTGCCGCCGTCCGCCGCGCCGCCCGCCCAGCCCGCACCGGCGCCGGAAAAGCGGGTGCCGGAGAACTGGGGCATCACACCGAACAACGCCTGA
- a CDS encoding RDD family protein gives MSASTASTASTPSIKRRLIALVYEVFLVLAVNVLAAALWMLLTRNSHAPIALFGLKVVLFLATGAYFVYNWTASGHTLAMKTWRMCVTRAGASAQPYARVPLRNAVVRYLLAWGWILPAHELNVLLGLHDKVSNGLVLGLGVLAWALTALFDRDRQFLHDRLAGTRVVALPARRAPAAEAEPLKPAA, from the coding sequence ATGAGCGCCAGCACCGCCAGCACCGCAAGTACGCCAAGCATCAAGCGCCGCCTGATCGCCCTGGTCTACGAAGTGTTCCTGGTGCTGGCGGTGAACGTGCTCGCGGCCGCGCTGTGGATGCTGCTCACCCGGAACAGCCATGCGCCGATCGCCCTGTTCGGCCTGAAGGTCGTGCTGTTCCTGGCCACCGGCGCCTACTTCGTCTACAACTGGACCGCCAGCGGGCACACGCTGGCGATGAAAACCTGGCGCATGTGCGTCACGCGCGCGGGCGCAAGCGCGCAGCCGTATGCGCGCGTCCCGCTGCGCAATGCGGTCGTGCGCTATCTGCTGGCCTGGGGCTGGATCTTGCCGGCGCACGAGCTCAACGTCCTGCTCGGCCTGCACGACAAGGTCTCGAATGGGCTGGTGCTCGGCCTAGGCGTGCTGGCCTGGGCGCTGACCGCCCTGTTCGACCGCGACCGCCAGTTCCTGCACGACCGGCTGGCCGGCACGCGCGTGGTAGCGCTGCCGGCCAGGCGCGCGCCGGCCGCCGAAGCGGAGCCGCTCAAGCCGGCGGCCTGA
- the bla gene encoding class A beta-lactamase: MHSTTRRHILLALAALPFDGAIAASVQNAVDTADGGFAALEREFGGELGVAAIDGASGRTIGYRQDRRFPMCSTFKTVLVAAILACAEREPGLLERQVALPKQVFVNYSPVTGKHAGGALSVAELCAAALQYSDNTAANALLREVNGPAALTRYARTLGDTDFRLDRWETELNSAIPGDPRDTTTPLAMARTLRTLLLGDGLAPDAQARLRAWMLGNTTGKDRIRAAAPAGWKVADKTGTGSYGSAGDIAVLFPPQRAPVVLAIYTRRAAKDAQGRSDIIARAARIALEGLGLRPPA; encoded by the coding sequence ATGCATTCGACCACCCGTCGCCACATCCTGCTTGCGCTGGCTGCGCTGCCGTTCGACGGCGCCATCGCCGCTAGCGTACAAAATGCCGTCGATACTGCGGATGGCGGCTTTGCCGCGCTGGAGCGTGAGTTCGGGGGCGAACTCGGCGTTGCAGCCATCGACGGCGCCAGCGGCCGCACCATCGGCTACCGGCAGGACCGGCGCTTCCCGATGTGCAGCACTTTCAAGACCGTGCTGGTGGCCGCGATCCTCGCGTGCGCCGAGCGTGAGCCGGGTCTGCTCGAGCGGCAGGTCGCGCTGCCGAAACAGGTGTTCGTGAACTACTCGCCGGTGACCGGCAAGCACGCGGGCGGCGCGCTGTCGGTGGCCGAGCTGTGCGCTGCAGCGCTGCAGTACAGCGACAACACGGCGGCCAACGCGCTGCTGCGCGAAGTGAACGGACCGGCGGCACTGACGCGTTACGCGCGCACGCTGGGCGATACCGACTTTCGCCTGGACCGCTGGGAAACCGAGCTGAACTCGGCCATCCCTGGCGACCCGCGCGACACCACCACGCCGCTGGCGATGGCGCGCACGCTGCGCACGCTGCTGCTGGGCGATGGCCTGGCGCCTGACGCGCAGGCGCGCCTGCGCGCGTGGATGCTGGGGAACACCACCGGCAAGGACCGCATCCGCGCCGCCGCGCCGGCCGGCTGGAAAGTCGCCGACAAGACCGGCACCGGCAGCTACGGCAGCGCCGGCGACATCGCCGTGCTGTTTCCGCCGCAGCGCGCGCCGGTCGTGCTGGCCATCTACACCCGCCGGGCCGCCAAGGACGCCCAGGGCCGCAGCGACATCATCGCGCGCGCGGCGCGCATCGCGCTGGAGGGGCTCGGACTCAGGCCGCCGGCTTGA